A stretch of the Malus domestica chromosome 08, GDT2T_hap1 genome encodes the following:
- the LOC103421141 gene encoding protein MIZU-KUSSEI 1-like: MPSVHSSPFYHLENSAILNLIRHGHMPGQKRSSKSSSGGLLKMFKLFPMLTSGCKMVALLGRPRKPLLKDHATTGTIFGYRKGRVSLAIQEDPHCMPLFVLELPMHSSVFHKEMASDIVRIALESETKTHKKKLTEEFVWAVYCNGRKVGYSIRRKQMSEDELHVMQTLRGVSMGAGVLPCPSDQKEYAGDGELTYIRARFERVVGSKDSEALYMINPDGAAGPELSIFFVRAH, translated from the coding sequence ATGCCTTCTGTGCACTCTAGCCCTTTCTACCACTTAGAGAACTCAGCCATTTTAAACCTAATCCGGCACGGTCATATGCCGGGCCAAAAACGTTCGTCGAAATCTTCATCCGGAGGCCTTCTCAAGATGTTCAAGCTCTTCCCCATGTTGACATCAGGCTGCAAAATGGTTGCCTTGCTAGGCAGACCCCGAAAGCCGTTACTAAAGGATCATGCCACAACAGGTACAATTTTCGGGTATCGAAAAGGGAGGGTGAGCCTAGCAATACAAGAAGACCCTCATTGCATGCCACTCTTTGTGCTCGAGCTACCAATGCACAGTAGTGTGTTTCACAAGGAAATGGCATCGGATATAGTCCGAATCGCACTGGAGAGCGAGACGAAGACGCACAAGAAGAAGCTGACGGAGGAGTTTGTGTGGGCTGTGTATTGCAATGGAAGAAAGGTAGGGTATTCTATTAGGAGGAAGCAAATGTCGGAGGACGAGCTTCATGTTATGCAAACTTTGAGGGGTGTTTCGATGGGGGCAGGGGTTCTTCCATGCCCTTCTGATCAGAAGGAGTATGCAGGAGATGGGGAATTGACTTACATAAGGGCAAGGTTTGAGAGGGTGGTTGGATCAAAGGACTCTGAAGCTTTGTACATGATTAATCCCGATGGTGCTGCAGGGCCAGAATTAAGTATTTTCTTTGTAAGAGCTCATTAG